Proteins co-encoded in one Aspergillus flavus chromosome 2, complete sequence genomic window:
- a CDS encoding Ca2+/H+ antiporter VCX1: MHKYRRQARNLAWYDQDGEPSTHNPFKKFRRQRPRRTDSIQLESKLTPIRTAGDVPLDEERRRRRDMTDGLVGPEHSDTFPPESSGTDQGTPYRAGREPSMHSNEPINIPAQTGLDEDQMGGPRKRRTFASGFGDKSLDGDMNSNSAEDVKEKPKFTAMGQLKATLFNSWVNVLLLAAPAGIALNYVDVDPVAVFVVNFIAIIPLAAMLGYATEEIAMRTGETIGGLLNASFGNAVELIVAIIALVDDEVVIVQTSLIGSMLSNLLLVMGMCFFFGGVNRLEQHFNPVVAQTAASLLALAVGCLIIPTAFHNWSGAGDSGVAELSRGTSIIMLVVYGCYLFFQLGSHTEMYNSPSPKVEKRRGKVNEGDTHRGIAQIGKMTATLAGQNAQQMQLQDPDEEEEEPQLSIWVAVLTLAIATALVALCAEFMVDSINAITDRGGISKTFVGLILLPIVGNAAEHATAVTVACKDKMDLAIGVAVGSSMQIALLVLPLIIVIGWGMGNNDMTLYFDAFQVILLFVAVLLSQVNYLIADGKSHWLEGVLLMMMYLIIAVAAW; the protein is encoded by the exons ATGC ACAAATATCGACGTCAAGCTAGGAACCTGGCATGGTATGACCAGGATGGTGAGCCGTCAACTCACAATCCCTTCAAGAAATTTCGACGCCAACGGCCGCGCCGAACGGATTCTATCCAGCTCGAGAGCAAGCTTACTCCCATCCGCACTGCAGGAGATGTGCCCCTTGACGAGGAGCGTCGCCGGCGGAGGGATATGACAGACGGCTTGGTAGGCCCAGAGCATTCGGATACTTTCCCTCCAGAGTCGTCTGGTACCGATCAGGGTACTCCCTATAGAGCGGGACGTGAGCCGTCAATGCACAGCAATGAACCTATTAACATTCCAGCCCAAACCGGACTGGATGAAGATCAGATGGGAGGACCTCGAAAGAGGAGGACCTTCGCGAGCGGATTTGGGGATAAATCTCTAGATGGGGACATGAATTCGAACTCGGCAGAAGATGTCAAGGAGAAGCCGAAGTTTACCGCCATGGGACAGTTAAAAGCGACTCTCTTCAATTCCTGGGTCAACGTCCTCTTACTTGCTGCTCCAGCTGGAA TCGCATTGAACTATGTCGATGTTGATCCAGTTGCTGTGTTCGTGGTGAACTTTATTGCCATTAT CCCTCTTGCAGCTATGTTGGGTTACGCGACAGAAGAGATTGCCATGCG CACTGGCGAAACCATCGGTGGCCTACTCAACGCAAGTTTTGG TAATGCCGTCGAACTAATTGTGGCTATTATTGCGCTGGTCGACGATGAAGTCGTGATTGTACAGACTTCCCTTATTGGAAGTATGTTGTCGAACCTTCTCCTCGTTATGGGAAtgtgtttcttctttggagGCGTCAACCGCCTGGAGCAGCATTTCAACCCGGTCGTTGCCCAAACAGCAGCCAGTCTTCTTGCGTTGGCAGTGGGATGCTTAATTATTCCCACTGCCTTCCACAACTGGTCCGGTG CGGGCGACAGTGGTGTTGCAGAACTCTCGCGAG GAACCAGTATTATTATGCTGGTCGTATACGGATgctatcttttcttccagTTGGGCTCGCACACGGAGATGTACAATAGCCCGAGTCCCAAAGTTGAGAAGAGACGTGGGAAAGTGAACGAGGGTGACACTCATCGGGGAATCGCACAGATAGGCAAAATGACTGCCACCTTAGCGGGACAGAACGCACAGCAAATGCAGCTGCAAGACcccgacgaggaggaggaagagcctCAGCTAAGCATCTGGGTGGCTGTGCTGACCTTGGCTATCGCGACGGCCCTAGTCGCGCTGTGCGCTGAGTTCATG GTTGATTCTATCAATGCGATTACGGACCGCGGCGGTATCTCCAAGACCTTTGTGGGATTGATTCTCCTTCCGATTGTGGGCAACGCGGCGGAACATGCTACGGCCGTGACGGTGGCATGCAAGGACAAAATGGACTTAGCAATCGGCGTGGCCGTAGGGTCCAGCATGCAAATCGCATTGTTGGTGCTTCCGCTGATCATTGTGATTGGATGGGGCATGG GCAACAATGACATG ACTTTGTACTTCGACGCATTCCAAGTGATTCTGCTATTTGTTGCCGTTCTGCTG AGCCAGGTAAACTATCTCATCGCCGACGGAAAATCCCATTGGCTTGAGGGCGTCCTCCTAATGATGATGTACTTAATTATTGCCGTGGCAGCTTGGTAG
- a CDS encoding 1,3-beta-glucanosyltransferase gel3 (1,3-beta-glucanosyltransferase, putative), producing the protein MKAAFALAGASLVGSVLATLPAIESKGNKLFYSNNGTEFFIRGVAYQQEYSSNGTSSSSTGYGNESNGDYTDPLSDPKKCERDIPYLKELRTNVIRTYAVDPKADHTECMKMLDDAGIYLITDLSSPSESINRNDPKWDVDLYSRYTSVVDAFANYTNVIGFFAGNEVANDKNNTNSIAFVKGAVRDMKKYIKAKKYRESLLIGYATDDDASIRDDLKNYLVCGESDAMIDMFGYNIYEWCGDSSFETSGYKERTEEFKDFPVPAFFSEYGCNDPKPRKFTDTPVLYGPKMNNVWSGGIVYMYFQEANDYGLVKVDGDSVKTRDDFSNLSEQIQKATATGVNSASYTAPAAATASCPAVGKDWEATSELPPSPNPDLCSCMVDSLSCVVKDSVKEDDYEDLFNYICAKDGMCDGIQKDGTKGKYGAYSVCSPKQQLSFVMNQWYEKSSNKDQACDFNGSGHTQSASKSDGQCSDLLKQAGSAGTGSVTASPTAGSAAAGSTSSSTSSADSAAGAVSPMAVKVGGWQFGAYIMTAFVAGAGMLLL; encoded by the exons ATGAAGGCCGCATTTGCTCTTGCCGGGGCTTCGCTCGTGGGCAGCGTCCTGGCGACCTTGCCTGCCATCGAGTCGAAG GGGAACAAACTCTTCTATTCCAACAATGGCACTGAATT CTTCATCCGTGGTGTTGCCTATCAGC AGGAATATTCTTCCAATGGCACCAGCAGCTCCAGCACAGGCTACGGTAACGAATCCAACGGCGACTACACCGACCCTCTGTCCGACCCCAAGAAGTGCGAGCGTGATATCCCTTACCTGAAGGAACTGCGGACCAACGTCATCCGTACCTATGCCGTTGACCCCAAGGCCGACCACACTGAGTGCATGAAGATGCTTGACGACGCCGGCATCTACCTTATCACCGATCTGTCCTCCCCTTCGGAGTCGATCAACCGTAACGACCCCAAGTGGGACGTGGACCTGTACTCCCGCTACACTAGCGTTGTCGATGCCTTCGCCAACTACACCAATGTTATTGGTTTCTTTGCCGGTAACGAGGTCGCCAACGACAAGAACAATACCAACTCTATTGCGTTCGTCAAGGGCGCTGTTCGTGACATGAAGAAGTAtatcaaggccaagaagtaCCGTGAATCCCTGCTCATCGGTTACGCCACCGACGATGACGCTAGCATCCGTGATGACCTGAAGAACTACCTCGTTTGCGGTGAGAGCGATGCCATGATCGACATGTTCGGTTACAACATCTACGAATGGTGCGGCGATTCGTCCTTCGAGACCTCTGGTTACAAGGAGCGCACTGAGGAATTCAAGGATTTCCCTGTTCCGGCATTCTTCTCCGAGTATGGATGCAACGACCCTAAACCTCGCAAGTTCACCGATACCCCTGTCCTGTACGGCCCCAAGATGAACAACGTCTGGAGCGGTGGTATCGTCTACATGTACTTCCAGGAGGCCAACGACTATGGATTGGTGAAGGTCGATGGTGACAGCGTCAAGACTCGCGATGACTTCTCTAACCTCTCTGAGCAAATCCAGAAGGCCACTGCCACTGGCGTCAACAGCGCCAGCTACACTGcccctgctgctgctaccgCATCCTGCCCTGCGGTTGGCAAGGACTGGGAAGCTACCAGTGAACTCCCTCCTTCTCCTAACCCGGATCTGTGCTCCTGCATGGTTGATTCCTTGTCTTGCGTCGTTAAGGACTCCGTCAAGGAAGACGACTACGAGGACCTGTTTAACTACATCTGCGCCAAGGATGGAATGTGCGATGGTATCCAGAAGGACGGCACCAAGGGCAAGTACGGAGCGTACAGTGTCTGCTCTCCCAAGCAGCAGCTCTCCTTCGTCATGAACCAGTGGTACGAGAAGAGCTCCAACAAAGACCAAGCCTGTGACTTCAATGGTTCGGGCCACACCCAGAGCGCCTCCAAGAGCGATGGCCAGTGCTCTGACCTGCTGAAGCAGGCCGGCAGCGCTGGTACTGGCAGTGTCACCGCTTCTCCCACTGCCGGAAGTGCCGCCGCTGGCagcacctcctcttccacctccaGCGCCGACAGCGCTGCCGGTGCCGTGAGCCCAATGGCGGTCAAGGTTGGCGGCTGGCAGTTCGGAGCTTACATCATGACTGCCTTTGTTGCCGGTGCTGGAATGCTCCTGCTGTAA
- a CDS encoding synaptic vesicle transporter (MFS transporter) codes for MGQPDLESQTPKTIDGATKEKEEKGSKVEKGYGLPLWRKCIILFVVSWMTLAVTFSSTSLLPATPEIAEEFNTTTETLNITNAGVLLAMGFSSLIWGPLNNLIGRRLSYNIAIFMLCVCSAATGAAVDLKMFTAFRVLSGLTGTSFMVSGQTILADIFEPVVRGTAVGFFMAGSVSGPAIGPCIGGLIVTFSSWRNIYWLQVGMTGFGLVLAILFVPEIKQESKEEPEEKEKRTVLSALRLFNPLRIFRQWVYPNVFFSDLTCGLLATFQYSLLTSARSIFNPRFHLTTALISGLFYLAPGAGFLIGSIIGGKLSDRTVRKYIVRRGFRLPQDRLNSGLVTLFAVLPVSALIYGWTLQEEKGGMVVPILAAFFAGWGLMGSFNTLNTYVAEALPHKRSEVIAGKYIIQYIFSAGSSALVVPIINAIGVGWTFTICVIFSIIGGLLTMATARWGLDMQQWVERKFRIHDKPGF; via the exons ATGGGTCAACCCGATCTTGAATCTCAAACCCCCAAAACTATAGACGGGGCcacgaaagagaaggaagagaaaggcaGCAAAGTTGAAAAGGGTTACGGTCTTCCTTTGTGGCGGAAAtgtatcatcctcttcgtcgtcagTTGGATGACTCTTGCCGTTACCTTCTCGAGCacatctcttcttcctgcaaCCCCCGAGATCGCCGAGGAGTTCAACACCACCACTGAGAccctcaacatcaccaatGCCGGCGTTTTGCTGGCTATGGGCTTCTCGTCGCTTATCTGGGGTCCCTTGAATAATCTGATCGGAAGAAGGCTCTCGTATAACATTGCGATCTTCATGCTCTGTGTGTGTTCGGCAGCGACGGGGGCTGCAGTAGACTTGAAGATGTTTACGGCTTTTCGAGTGTTGAGCGGTTTGACGGGGACGTCATTCATGGTATCGGGACAGACCATTCTGGCGGACATTTTCGAACCG GTTGTCCGTGGTACAGCCGTGGGATTCTTTATGGCTGGATCTGTCTCCGGTCCTGCAATTGGGCCCTGTATCGGAGGCCTCATCGTCACCTTCTCCAGCTGGCGCAATATCTACTGGCTCCAAGTCGGCATGACAGGATTCGGCCTGGTTCTAGCCATTCTCTTCGTCCCCGAAATCAAACAGGAATCCAAAGAGGAAcccgaagaaaaagagaagaggacaGTACTTTCCGCCCTACGCCTCTTCAATCCCCTCCGAATCTTCAGACAATGGGTCTATCCCAacgtcttcttctcc GACCTAACCTGCGGTCTCCTCGCCACATTCCAATACTCGCTCCTCACATCCGCCCGCTCAATCTTCAATCCCCGCTTCCACCTCACAACAGCACTCATCTCCGGCCTCTTCTACCTCGCCCCAGGAGCTGGCTTCCTGATCGGCAGCATCATCGGCGGCAAACTCTCCGACCGTACCGTCCGCAAGTACATCGTCCGTCGCGGCTTCCGATTGCCCCAGGATCGCCTCAACTCCGGCCTCGTCACCCTGTTCGCCGTGCTACCCGTTTCGGCGCTGATCTACGGCTGGACCctgcaggaggagaagggtggTATGGTCGTGCCGATTTTGGCGGCGTTTTTTGCAGGTTGGGGGCTTATGGGCAGTTTTAATACTTTGAACACTTATGTTGCTG AGGCTCTGCCGCATAAGCGCTCCGAAGTCATCGCTGGAAAGTATATCATCCAGTATATCTTTTCGGCGGGGAGTAGTGCGCTTGTGGTGCCGATTATTAATGCCATTGGGGTTGGGTGGACTTTTACCATTT GTGTGATCTTTTCCATCATCGGTGGTCTGTTAACGATGGCTACCGCGCGATGGGGTCTGGATATGCAACAATGGGTGGAGAGGAAGTTCCGCATTCATGATAAACCAGGGTTTTGA
- a CDS encoding fungal-specific transcription factor codes for MNRRRQSRSTDQASSPSKRRKIVACQRCHDHKIKCSGDQPCSKCRQVGCADKCEYTPRDRQVKVSENYLNFLESENQRLKEQSASSANATEADHDAEPEPVPPADAPDESNTSVRNPLIGDRAWFHRYDPSAPPLFVGEAACTAFATRFRRFLTGNNALPHIPRTQYVKEEQIAEANATNVQWPSFQQARLLVKIALRQVGSIYHLVLRKSTLEKLEEIYRTGDFDCTVNQCKFFALFAFGEAYSMRAEPLSGSRVPGTSYFARALSLGQVLPERTSITHLETLLLLSLFSYYLNRRHSALVLIGTALRLGLSIGLNHNIPESQLIDPVERQHRIRIWWTIYIFDRMWGSKMGHPSQIPDDDIHLDMPSNISPATLHEEQFTDTEYLTANVKLARIVGETIAKLYSRRKYSETFLQRVQKLLKALKNWVETLPEHLRLNDDDPGTYMKHISSLHLSFNQCVILTTRPTLLHLLMKLNETNSPNPNHESISQPVLTLGEACIHAARHSHSLILTKWINGSLPVFGYFHAHYLFSSALVLAMSSFLPIGSPSDLGAFESGLEVLRSMSENGNLAASEFYHNLEQVKQCLDLRKSKDPKSNSTAGQPNITASGSGPMIPPSTLPPTASAVTPATTVPVPSLLTTAGADLISHNPGYGPAQSSNTTISPGNFTFPTTAGGITTAMAFLEPTMQDFLAQSDFDLGLLHPVDTFMNDENLYTCHGL; via the exons TTGTCAACGCTGTCATGACCATAAAATCAAATGCTCCGGAGACCAGCCGTGCTCCAAATGTCGGCAGGTTGGGTGTGCGGACAAATGCGAGTACACACCAAGGGATCGACAGGTCAAAGTGAGCGAGAA TTATTTGAATTTTCTTGAATCGGAAAACCAACGCCTGAAAGAACAGTCGGCATCCTCGGCCAACGCGACCGAAGCGGACCATGACGCCGAGCCAGAGCCGGTGCCACCAGCAGACGCGCCGGATGAGAGCAATACCAGTGTGCGCAATCCCCTAATTGGCGACCGTGCATGGTTTCACCGCTACGATCCATCTGCACCTCCACTTTTCGTAGGAGAGGCGGCCTGTACAGCGTTTGCGACACGCTTTCGTCGGTTTCTGACGGGCAACAATGCCTTGCCTCATATCCCTCGGACACAGTAtgtcaaggaagagcagATCGCAGAGGCCAATGCTACCAATGTCCAATGGCCCAGTTTCCAGCAGGCTCGATTGCTGGTAAAGATAGCGTTACGTCAGGTCGGCTCTATATATCATTTAGTCCTTCGCAAGTCGACGTTGGAGAAACTCGAGGAGATATATCGAACGGGCGACTTTGACTGCACTGTCAATCAATGCAAGTTCTTTGCTCTTTTCGCGTTCGGGGAAGCTTACTCGATGAGAGCTGAGCCCTTATCTGGGTCCAGAGTGCCGGGGACCTCGTACTTTGCGCGCGCCTTGAGCTTGGGGCAGGTTTTGCCTGAAAGAACAAGTATCACACATCTAGAGACCCTATTGCTATTG TCCTTGTTCTCTTATTACCTTAACCGACGTCATTCGGCCTTGGTGTTGATCGGGACTGCCTTGCGGTTGGGGCTGTCGATTGGACTGAACCACAATATTCCCGAGTCGCAGCTAATCGACCCCGTGGAGCGTCAACACCGTATCCGGATATGGTGGACGATATACATCTTTGATCGCATGTGGGGATCTAAGATGGGCCATCCTTCACAGATCCCTGACGATGACATCCACTTGGACATGCCCTCCAATATCAGTCCGGCAACGCTGCACGAGGAGCAATTCACAGATACGGAATATCTGACAGCTAATGTTAAACTAGCTCGAATCGTGGGCGAGACCATTGCAAAGCTATACAGTCGACGAAAGTATAGCGAGACATTTCTACAACGGGTGCAGAAACTACTGAAGGCGTTGAAAAACTGGGTGGAAACGCTACCGGAACATCTTCGACTTAACGACGACGATCCGGGGACTTATATGAAACATATCAGCTCTTTACATCTTTCCTTCAACCAG TGCGTTATATTAACCACCCGTCCAAcgctcctccacctcctcatgAAGCTCAACGAAACCAACtccccaaaccccaaccaCGAAAGCATCTCTCAACCCGTCTTGACCCTCGGTGAAGCCTGCATCCATGCCGCCCGCCACTCGCACTCCCTCATCCTGACAAAATGGATCAACGGCTCCCTCCCAGTATTCGGCTATTTCCACGCGCACTATCTCTTCTCCTCGGCGCTCGTACTCGCAATGTCCAGCTTCCTCCCAATCGGCAGTCCATCCGACCTGGGAGCCTTCGAATCCGGTCTAGAAGTGCTCCGGTCCATGAGCGAGAACGGGAACCTAGCGGCATCAGAGTTCTACCACAACCTAGAACAAGTGAAACAGTGTCTCGACCTGCGTAAATCAAAGGACCCTAAATCAAACTCAACCGCTGGTCAACCAAACATCACCGCATCAGGTTCAGGTCCAATGATACCTCCATCCACCTTACCCCCGACAGCTTCGGCAGTTACCCCTGCCACGACTGTCCCCGTTCCCTCCCTACTCACAACAGCGGGGGCCGATCTGATCAGCCATAATCCGGGGTATGGCCCTGCTCAAAGTAGTAACACCACCATATCGCCAGGAAACTTTACATTCCCAACGACAGCAGGGGGGATAACAACGGCAATGGCGTTCCTGGAACCAACGATGCAGGACTTCCTGGCTCAATCCGACTTTGATCTGGGATTGTTACATCCAGTGGATACATTCATGAACGACGAGAATCTGTACACGTGCCATGgattataa